From one Verrucomicrobiota bacterium genomic stretch:
- a CDS encoding rod shape-determining protein MreC, with product MVPFRWFGWLFLIIAALVCWVKSFSPRIFLQSTTLPFYELVDSTHRKLDALRFKACSQNELVALCTQLWNENTELHRQHHEDQHRLERIQQLEQLMHLGDQLKLKKCYARVIKREVSAWWDQFIINKGSADSIGENDLVVAAISPNSSNTPPEISVIGKIASVQEHHATVILTTSPKFHLAVTLESAPNPTPMIFHGGQSSSLKNSMERRGRVTNIPTSLKTLKPGTTVLPISLQKGVASLALGTVLSLEPQGDGFFLQATVALPSMSNICEVAVIQTHDL from the coding sequence ATGGTGCCTTTCCGATGGTTTGGATGGTTGTTTCTGATCATCGCCGCCCTTGTTTGTTGGGTTAAGTCATTTTCGCCACGCATATTTTTACAATCAACAACACTCCCTTTCTATGAATTAGTAGACAGTACTCATCGAAAGCTTGATGCCTTACGTTTCAAAGCGTGTTCTCAAAATGAACTTGTTGCCCTTTGTACACAATTATGGAACGAAAATACGGAGCTCCATCGGCAACATCACGAGGATCAGCATCGATTAGAGCGCATCCAACAACTGGAACAATTAATGCATCTGGGTGATCAATTGAAATTAAAAAAATGTTACGCACGTGTCATTAAGCGCGAAGTCTCCGCGTGGTGGGACCAATTTATTATTAATAAAGGCTCTGCGGACAGCATTGGCGAAAATGATCTCGTGGTCGCTGCCATTTCCCCAAACAGTTCTAATACGCCCCCTGAGATTAGTGTCATTGGCAAAATTGCTTCTGTTCAAGAGCACCACGCAACTGTTATTTTAACAACAAGTCCCAAATTTCATCTCGCGGTTACGTTAGAATCTGCGCCAAACCCTACCCCTATGATTTTTCATGGCGGTCAGTCTTCGTCTCTCAAAAATTCTATGGAGCGCCGCGGACGTGTCACAAATATACCAACATCGCTAAAAACTCTCAAACCCGGAACGACCGTTCTTCCCATTTCTTTACAAAAAGGAGTCGCTTCGCTGGCGTTAGGAACAGTCCTCTCTCTTGAGCCCCAAGGAGATGGATTTTTCTTGCAGGCTACAGTTGCATTGCCTTCAATGAGCAACATTTGCGAGGTCGCCGTCATTCAAACACATGATCTCTAG